In the Gemmatimonadota bacterium genome, one interval contains:
- the crcB gene encoding fluoride efflux transporter CrcB, with amino-acid sequence MTYLWIALGSAIGGVGRYWCNSLVTARLGPEFPWGTMLVNVAGSLLIGVVAALSASIDRPWPSSEARAFIMVGFCGGYTTFSAFSLQTLELLHNGEWIRAGGNIL; translated from the coding sequence ATGACTTATCTCTGGATCGCGCTGGGCAGCGCCATCGGCGGCGTGGGCCGCTACTGGTGCAATTCGCTGGTGACGGCCCGGCTGGGGCCGGAATTTCCCTGGGGCACAATGCTGGTGAATGTGGCCGGCTCGCTGCTCATCGGCGTCGTCGCAGCGCTCAGCGCCTCGATCGACCGCCCGTGGCCGTCGTCTGAGGCCCGCGCCTTCATCATGGTTGGCTTCTGCGGCGGCTACACCACATTTTCCGCATTCAGCCTGCAGACGCTGGAGCTCCTGCACAACGGCGAATGGATCCGGGCCGGGGGCAATATCCTG
- a CDS encoding zinc ribbon domain-containing protein yields MPLYEYICRDCGPFTEIEKMARASEPMPCPSCEQLAPRGISAPFLADMDPNNRIAHGRNEKSAHEPKVGNVKKHDHSHHGHSHGKHSHVHKGSRPWMIGH; encoded by the coding sequence ATGCCCCTGTACGAATATATTTGCCGGGACTGCGGGCCGTTTACCGAGATCGAAAAAATGGCCAGGGCGTCAGAGCCCATGCCTTGCCCATCCTGCGAACAACTTGCCCCGCGCGGCATCAGCGCGCCATTTCTCGCCGATATGGACCCGAACAACCGGATCGCGCACGGGCGTAACGAAAAGAGCGCCCACGAACCTAAAGTCGGAAACGTCAAGAAACACGATCACAGTCACCACGGCCACAGCCACGGCAAGCATAGCCACGTCCACAAGGGCTCGCGCCCCTGGATGATCGGGCACTGA